A stretch of the Vigna radiata var. radiata cultivar VC1973A chromosome 7, Vradiata_ver6, whole genome shotgun sequence genome encodes the following:
- the LOC111242126 gene encoding uncharacterized protein LOC111242126: MEDKENIDEWQEIEPSEWNMEVINENYLEVGEQASSTDDPPIPTPTHHELSLSQIVPTTVTDPEDGASSPLTPSTSPLDWRVRVVNEGKKLLRLRLEGMRERVVGIASKVSNWAMYTGAFWSFTHVAGASAATAVLVSLVYVGIRRRRRRAGRRNVVADRCVFLLKEKDEKISQLLRQIAQLNEVLSSRRKVPVHQIN, from the exons ATGGAAGACAAAGAGAACATTGACGAGTGGCAAGAAATCGAACCTTCCGAATGGAACATGGAAGTGATCAACGAAAATTACCTCGAAGTTGGTGAACAAGCTTCTTCCACTGACGACCCTCCAATTCCCACTCCCACCCACCATGAACTCTCATTGTCACAAATCGTTCCAACCACAGTAACGGACCCCGAAGACGGAGCTTCCTCACCGTTAACGCCATCGACTTCACCGTTAGATTGGCGTGTGCGGGTGGTCAACGAAGGGAAGAAGTTGTTGAGGCTGAGGTTGGAGGGTATGAGAGAGCGCGTTGTTGGCATCGCTTCCAAGGTTAGTAACTGGGCGATGTATACGGGGGCGTTTTGGTCATTTACGCATGTGGCCGGAGCTTCGGCTGCGACGGCGGTGTTGGTGTCACTGGTTTACGTGGGGATACGGCGGCGGCGTCGGAGGGCTGGTCGGCGGAACGTGGTGGCTGATCGTTGCGTTTTTCTTCtcaaagagaaagatgag AAAATTAGCCAACTCTTACGTCAGATTGCACAATTGAATGAAGTGTTATCATCTCGTCGAAAGGTTCCAGTGCATCAAATAAACTGA